In the genome of Ctenopharyngodon idella isolate HZGC_01 chromosome 19, HZGC01, whole genome shotgun sequence, one region contains:
- the apoea gene encoding apolipoprotein Ea: protein MKFVAVILALAIISGCQGRFLFQDEPKNRWEEAVDQFWNRVSELTSRAEEMRDNIKATQLGRELDTLIVDTMMELQMYKDDLHSKLGPYAQETAQKFNEDLQLLASKLRTHMEEARDRVTEYNQELQTMVQQNAEDVKNRVNTYAKKLRKRFNKDIQEINKKMETYFAEVRSRAAQSMEDVKDRLEPYFTAMHQRAEEKLSTLGELLRSQCEGIKEKLESQIQDLKEKFEKTTENMRNTLKDKAEELQNWFEPYVSHVQKQLETIWEGINTSA from the exons ATGAAGTTTGTGGCTGTAATCCTTGCTCTCGCTATAATTTCAG GCTGCCAGGGGCGCTTCCTGTTTCAGGATGAGCCAAAGAACCGCTGGGAAGAGGCAGTGGATCAGTTCTGGAACCGTGTGTCTGAGCTGACCTCTAGGGCTGAGGAGATGAGGGACAACATCAAGGCCACCCAGCTCGGCAGAGAATTAGA CACACTGATCGTTGACACCATGATGGAGCTGCAAATGTATAAAGATGACTTGCACTCCAAACTGGGCCCCTATGCGCAGGAGACTGCCCAAAAATTCAATGAAGATTTGCAACTGCTGGCCAGTAAACTCCGCACACACATGGAAGAAGCTAGGGATCGCGTCACTGAATACAACCAGGAGCTCCAGACTATGGTGCAACAGAACGCTGAAGATGTCAAGAACAGAGTCAACACCTATGCCAAGAAATTAAGGAAACGTTTTAACAAGGACATCCAAGAGATCAACAA GAAAATGGAAACATACTTTGcggaggttcgttctcgtgctGCTCAGAGTATGGAGGATGTGAAGGATCGTCTTGAGCCTTACTTCACTGCAATGCATCAGCGTGCTGAAGAGAAGCTGTCAACTCTGGGAGAACTGCTGAGAAGCCAGTGTGAAGGAATAAAAGAGAAACTGGAATCACAAATTCAGGACCTCAAAGAGAAATTTGAGAAGACCACAGAAAATATGCGTAACACTCTTAAGGATAAGGCAGAGGAGCTACAAAATTGGTTTGAGCCCTATGTCTCTCATGTCCAAAAGCAACTGGAGACAATCTGGGAGGGCATTAATACAAGTGCATAA